The proteins below are encoded in one region of Deinococcus betulae:
- a CDS encoding ACT domain-containing protein, producing the protein MHLTLTVLSGDYAVSQLPGASPLPLWATQGEVWCVVGAPDELSVVCAADAVPAGVTTQPGWRALKLAGPFDFSLTGILASVLNPLRDADVGIFALSTFNTDYVLVAGADLGRAVDALRAAGHVVNSA; encoded by the coding sequence ATGCACCTGACCCTGACGGTCCTGAGTGGCGATTACGCCGTGTCACAGCTGCCTGGCGCGAGCCCTTTGCCCCTCTGGGCCACCCAGGGCGAGGTCTGGTGTGTGGTGGGCGCCCCCGATGAACTGTCGGTGGTGTGCGCCGCTGACGCCGTGCCGGCAGGCGTGACCACCCAGCCTGGCTGGCGCGCCCTGAAACTGGCTGGGCCCTTTGACTTCAGCCTCACCGGCATTCTGGCCAGCGTCCTGAATCCGCTGCGTGACGCTGACGTGGGCATTTTTGCGCTGTCCACATTCAATACCGACTATGTGCTGGTGGCGGGCGCCGACCTGGGCCGGGCAGTGGACGCCCTGCGCGCAGCCGGACACGTGGTCAACTCGGCCTGA
- a CDS encoding SIMPL domain-containing protein (The SIMPL domain is named for its presence in mouse protein SIMPL (signalling molecule that associates with mouse pelle-like kinase). Bacterial member BP26, from Brucella, was shown to assemble into a channel-like structure, while YggE from E. coli has been associated with resistance to oxidative stress.): MTSASRAGWAAVLATAIASAAFLATGIFVVRGLTDLKNASDVINVTGSARRSITSDLAVWTFTVRSESEDSLQAAYAQFRAAQPALDRFVRGQNFGAEELRREPVSAAPETYTVIETIGGENEEVERTRYVVSQAYRAQSGDIAKIQTAVGAATASFVDASTGGVTVESGAISYLYTKLADVRLALLKDASQDAQRRAQAIAESAGNEVGAVKNARMGVFQITPRFETSVEDSGSYDTRSLEKDVTAVVEIDFVVR; this comes from the coding sequence ATGACCTCTGCCTCACGCGCCGGCTGGGCCGCCGTTCTGGCCACCGCCATCGCCTCCGCGGCCTTTCTGGCAACTGGCATCTTTGTGGTGCGCGGCCTGACCGACCTGAAAAATGCCAGCGACGTGATTAACGTCACCGGCAGCGCCCGGCGGTCCATTACTTCGGACCTGGCGGTGTGGACGTTTACGGTGCGCAGCGAGAGTGAGGACAGCCTCCAGGCGGCCTACGCGCAGTTCCGCGCCGCGCAGCCGGCCCTGGACCGCTTTGTGCGCGGACAGAACTTCGGCGCCGAGGAGCTGCGCCGCGAGCCGGTCAGCGCCGCCCCCGAAACCTACACCGTTATTGAAACCATCGGCGGCGAGAACGAGGAAGTCGAGCGCACGCGCTACGTGGTCAGCCAGGCGTACCGCGCCCAGTCGGGCGATATCGCCAAGATTCAGACCGCGGTGGGGGCCGCCACCGCCAGCTTCGTGGACGCCAGCACCGGGGGCGTCACGGTGGAAAGTGGCGCCATCAGCTACCTGTACACCAAGCTGGCCGACGTGCGCCTGGCCCTCCTGAAAGACGCCAGCCAGGACGCCCAGCGCCGCGCCCAGGCCATTGCCGAGAGCGCGGGCAACGAGGTCGGCGCTGTCAAAAATGCCCGTATGGGCGTTTTTCAGATCACGCCGCGCTTTGAAACCAGCGTGGAGGACAGTGGCAGCTACGACACCCGCAGCCTGGAAAAGGACGTGACAGCCGTGGTTGAGATTGATTTTGTGGTGAGGTAA
- a CDS encoding TAXI family TRAP transporter solute-binding subunit — MTRPLLVLLLLSAPASAASPAYLDVATSPKGSTAADMFRDLGQVSIGASFLRQRQTSGSVENLDLLLNNQVSLAFVQLDVLKARDQIDHDERVRALKTLLPLNFDEIHLLARPAVEKTNLLGKTTVSGVQKFSDLRGRKLGAWGGSVVTARVLSAKAGLPLTIQEYRGREEALAALSAGQVDAVLAVAGQPVDWVKALSPAAYRLLPLDIAPARVNGFYRPATLRYAGLGGNVGTYAVQRLLVTRDFKTPERRAALLAYQKCALSKLTQLQETQGFHPKWTDVTFKEQTWPRFK, encoded by the coding sequence ATGACCCGACCACTCCTTGTTCTGCTGCTGCTCAGTGCGCCGGCCAGCGCCGCGTCCCCCGCTTACCTGGATGTGGCCACCAGTCCCAAGGGCAGCACGGCTGCTGACATGTTCCGCGATCTGGGGCAGGTGTCTATTGGCGCTTCGTTCCTGCGCCAACGGCAGACCTCGGGCAGCGTGGAGAATCTGGACCTGCTGCTGAACAACCAGGTGTCGCTGGCGTTCGTGCAGCTGGACGTGCTCAAGGCCCGCGACCAGATTGACCACGACGAGCGGGTGCGCGCCCTGAAGACGCTGCTGCCCCTGAATTTCGACGAGATTCATCTGCTGGCGCGGCCCGCCGTGGAGAAGACCAACTTGCTGGGCAAGACGACGGTCAGCGGTGTTCAGAAGTTCAGTGACCTCAGGGGCCGCAAGCTGGGTGCCTGGGGCGGCAGCGTGGTGACCGCGCGCGTGCTCAGTGCCAAGGCAGGCCTGCCTCTGACCATTCAGGAATACCGGGGCCGTGAAGAGGCGCTGGCCGCCCTGAGCGCGGGCCAGGTGGACGCCGTGCTGGCGGTGGCTGGGCAGCCTGTGGACTGGGTCAAAGCCCTGAGCCCTGCCGCTTACCGCCTGCTGCCCCTGGACATTGCGCCGGCGCGTGTGAATGGGTTTTACCGGCCGGCCACGCTGCGTTACGCCGGTCTGGGCGGGAATGTAGGCACCTACGCCGTGCAGCGCCTGCTGGTCACGCGCGATTTCAAGACCCCCGAACGCCGCGCCGCTCTGCTGGCCTACCAGAAGTGCGCCCTGTCCAAGCTGACTCAGCTGCAAGAAACCCAGGGCTTTCACCCCAAGTGGACTGACGTGACCTTTAAAGAACAGACCTGGCCCCGGTTCAAGTAA
- a CDS encoding GNAT family N-acetyltransferase → MTPLAGRRPRVSLRGSPEGQVQWAVGSMTVALRPLHRGDEEAAVRWSADPEFCRAADWTPGLAARVVRRHWQSLIAARDPTFRRFGLTLDGRLVGYADLADLTAQSGELGIAVGERALWGQGIAAQGCRALLAWAWSQELQEVTAQVHEPNARSHALLARLGFQAVGWGPPEPYQGEVVPVRHYRLVRPS, encoded by the coding sequence ATGACACCTCTGGCTGGGCGGCGGCCCAGGGTCAGCCTGCGCGGGTCTCCTGAAGGTCAGGTGCAGTGGGCAGTGGGCAGCATGACCGTCGCCCTGCGCCCTCTCCACCGTGGCGACGAGGAAGCGGCGGTGCGCTGGTCCGCTGACCCCGAGTTCTGCCGCGCCGCCGACTGGACGCCGGGCCTGGCCGCGCGTGTGGTGAGGCGCCACTGGCAAAGCCTGATAGCCGCCCGCGACCCGACCTTTCGCCGCTTTGGCCTGACGCTGGACGGGCGACTGGTGGGGTACGCCGACCTGGCCGACCTGACCGCGCAGAGCGGCGAACTGGGCATCGCGGTGGGCGAGCGGGCGCTGTGGGGGCAGGGCATTGCCGCTCAGGGATGCCGGGCGCTGCTGGCCTGGGCCTGGTCGCAGGAACTGCAGGAAGTCACGGCGCAGGTGCATGAACCAAACGCCCGCTCTCACGCCCTGCTGGCTCGACTGGGCTTTCAGGCTGTGGGCTGGGGCCCGCCGGAACCCTACCAGGGGGAGGTCGTGCCGGTGCGGCACTACCGCCTGGTCAGGCCGAGTTGA